A window from Actimicrobium sp. CCC2.4 encodes these proteins:
- a CDS encoding EAL domain-containing protein, which yields MRHLQIHFSASLSARSCIRFARTLAGVMLFLILPVLLPATVNAGTPLIVDSEQDYPPFSTGMTDDTAGGFTVDLWKAVADEAGLPYILHVQPFHQVLSEFRAGKADVLINLAISDERRRFADFTVPHVIVNGAVFVRKNTRGISSEDDLAGKSVIVVNGDLAHDYAVTRGWEKQLVLVNTAAAGLQLLASGKHDAMLLSKLTGMQTLHTRRLSNLEALKFPAGFAQRFAFAVHKGEPELLGRLNEALAVTKSNGIYDALYLKWFGVYEVRELRLTDYLGTLITTLTLLVLGGGILFHRRQLERARAKNKYRDLYDQSPDMFVTADPITGNVIDCNQTLLDMTGYRRHSIVGQSALKLCNTGSRALARRTFEQFLATDDMPYLELQLRCRDDRIIAVVVSASTAFDDAVVAVTQHRLLHLVLHDITDRKHADEDRRIAATAFHSHEAMMITDAHFVILRVNWAFTEMTGYSDADILGKTPSILKSGRHDAAFFAAMHDSILRDGTWRGELWNRRKNGELYPAWMSITGVRGTDGRITHYVSAQSDITLRKAAEEEISHLAFFDALTELPNRRLLMERLRRALATSLRSTREGALMFIDLDNFKLLNDSLGHDKGDLLLQQVARRLSGCLRDSDTVARIGGDEFIVLLEELSEQSVAAALQAEGIGEKILATLNAPYDLDGHVHHSTPSIGVTLFGEHKDNAAELLKRADLAMYQAKAAGRNTLRFFDPKIQEQVTAHAKLEAELGQALLQDEFVLYYQAQVDRDRRLIGAEVLVRWQHPHRGIVPPVEFIPLAEQTGLIQQLGQWVLETACRQLIAWAGHPAMASLTIAVNVSACQFQRPDFVAQVLAVVARTGANPQLLKLEITESLLLTDVEDIINKMTALQAHGLSFSLDDFGTGYSSLSYLKRLPLDQLKIDRSFVRDVLSDPNDAAIVRTILALGHSLGLSVIAEGVETEAQCDFLAALDCHAYQGFLFSRPLPLGQFEALAARQEAGVAALE from the coding sequence ATGCGACATCTCCAGATTCATTTCAGTGCTTCATTGTCCGCGAGGTCGTGCATCCGTTTTGCCCGCACGCTTGCCGGCGTCATGCTGTTCCTGATATTGCCCGTCCTGCTGCCGGCCACCGTCAACGCCGGCACCCCTCTGATCGTCGATAGCGAACAGGACTACCCGCCTTTTTCTACCGGCATGACCGATGACACGGCCGGCGGTTTCACGGTCGATCTGTGGAAAGCCGTGGCCGACGAAGCCGGCTTGCCGTACATCCTGCATGTCCAGCCGTTTCATCAGGTGCTGAGCGAATTTCGTGCGGGCAAGGCCGATGTACTGATCAACCTGGCCATCTCCGACGAGCGCCGCCGCTTTGCCGATTTCACGGTGCCGCATGTGATCGTCAACGGCGCGGTTTTTGTGCGCAAGAACACCAGGGGGATCAGCAGCGAAGACGACCTCGCCGGCAAATCCGTCATCGTCGTCAACGGTGATCTGGCACACGACTATGCGGTCACGCGCGGCTGGGAAAAGCAGCTGGTGCTGGTCAATACCGCTGCGGCCGGCCTGCAACTGCTGGCCTCGGGCAAGCATGATGCGATGTTGCTGAGCAAACTGACCGGCATGCAGACACTGCACACCCGGCGGCTGAGTAATCTCGAAGCCCTGAAATTCCCGGCCGGCTTTGCGCAGCGTTTTGCCTTTGCGGTCCACAAGGGCGAGCCGGAATTGCTGGGCCGGCTCAATGAAGCGCTGGCCGTCACCAAATCCAACGGCATCTACGATGCGCTGTACCTGAAGTGGTTTGGCGTCTATGAAGTGCGCGAGCTGCGCCTCACCGATTACCTTGGCACTCTCATTACAACGCTCACGCTGCTGGTGCTGGGAGGCGGCATCCTGTTCCATCGCCGGCAACTCGAACGCGCGCGCGCCAAGAACAAATACCGCGACCTGTATGACCAGTCGCCCGACATGTTCGTGACGGCCGATCCGATCACTGGCAATGTCATCGACTGCAACCAGACGCTGCTCGACATGACCGGGTACAGGCGGCACAGTATCGTCGGGCAGAGCGCGCTGAAGCTGTGCAACACCGGCAGTCGCGCACTGGCCCGCAGGACGTTCGAACAATTCCTTGCCACCGATGACATGCCGTATCTCGAACTGCAATTGCGCTGCCGCGATGACCGCATTATTGCTGTCGTGGTGTCGGCATCGACCGCCTTCGATGACGCGGTAGTGGCGGTCACGCAGCACCGCTTGCTGCATCTGGTCCTGCATGACATCACCGATCGCAAGCACGCCGACGAAGACCGGCGCATTGCCGCTACCGCCTTCCATTCGCACGAAGCGATGATGATCACGGATGCGCATTTCGTGATCCTGCGGGTCAATTGGGCCTTTACCGAAATGACCGGCTACAGTGACGCCGACATCCTCGGCAAGACGCCATCCATCCTGAAATCAGGACGCCATGACGCGGCGTTTTTTGCAGCGATGCACGACAGCATCCTGCGCGACGGCACGTGGCGCGGCGAGCTCTGGAACCGGCGCAAGAATGGCGAACTCTATCCGGCGTGGATGAGCATCACCGGCGTGCGCGGCACCGACGGCAGGATCACTCACTACGTCAGTGCGCAAAGCGATATCACGCTGCGCAAGGCCGCCGAAGAAGAAATCAGCCACCTGGCGTTTTTTGATGCGCTCACCGAATTGCCGAACCGGCGCTTGCTGATGGAACGTTTGCGGCGCGCGCTGGCGACCAGCTTACGCAGCACGCGTGAGGGCGCGCTGATGTTTATCGATCTCGACAACTTCAAGCTGCTCAATGACAGCCTCGGCCATGACAAGGGCGATCTGCTGCTGCAGCAAGTCGCCCGTCGGCTGTCGGGCTGCCTGCGCGACAGCGATACCGTGGCACGCATAGGCGGCGACGAATTCATCGTGCTGCTCGAAGAACTCAGCGAACAGTCCGTCGCCGCTGCCCTGCAAGCCGAAGGGATCGGCGAAAAAATCCTCGCTACGCTGAACGCGCCCTATGACCTGGATGGCCATGTGCATCACAGCACGCCAAGCATCGGCGTGACGCTCTTCGGCGAGCACAAGGACAACGCCGCCGAACTCCTGAAACGCGCCGACCTCGCCATGTACCAGGCTAAGGCGGCCGGCCGCAATACGCTGCGCTTCTTTGATCCGAAGATCCAGGAGCAGGTGACTGCCCATGCGAAGCTGGAAGCCGAACTGGGCCAGGCCTTGCTGCAGGACGAATTTGTGCTGTATTACCAGGCCCAGGTGGACCGCGACCGCCGCCTGATCGGCGCCGAAGTGCTGGTGCGCTGGCAGCATCCCCATCGCGGTATCGTGCCGCCGGTCGAGTTCATTCCACTGGCCGAACAGACCGGCCTGATCCAGCAGCTCGGACAATGGGTGCTCGAGACCGCCTGCCGCCAGCTGATCGCGTGGGCCGGCCATCCGGCCATGGCGTCCTTGACGATCGCAGTCAATGTCAGCGCCTGCCAGTTCCAGCGGCCCGATTTTGTTGCGCAGGTGCTCGCAGTGGTCGCGCGCACCGGTGCCAATCCACAGTTGCTGAAGCTCGAAATCACCGAGAGCCTGCTACTCACCGACGTCGAAGACATCATCAACAAAATGACCGCGCTGCAGGCCCATGGCTTGAGTTTTTCGCTGGATGATTTTGGCACCGGTTATTCATCGCTGTCATACCTGAAGCGGCTGCCGCTCGACCAGCTAAAAATAGACCGCTCATTCGTGCGCGACGTGCTGAGCGATCCGAACGACGCCGCCATCGTGCGTACCATCCTCGCGCTGGGCCACAGCCTCGGGCTGTCGGTGATTGCCGAAGGGGTGGAAACCGAAGCCCAATGCGATTTTCTGGCCGCACTGGATTGCCACGCCTATCAGGGATTCCTGTTCAGCCGGCCACTGCCGCTGGGGCAATTCGAGGCGCTGGCGGCGCGCCAGGAAGCCGGCGTGGCGGCGCTCGAATGA
- a CDS encoding Nramp family divalent metal transporter yields MFQLPKTATAPFCPSEVAGTVFVASTDSFWKKISRFAGPGLLISVGYMDPGNWATAINAGSVYGYSLLFVVVLSSLAAIVLQCLSLRLGIASGKDLAVLCREHYSPPVAFVLWILAEIAIIACDLAEVLGCALAFKLLINVSLPVGVLLTAFDTLLILGLKGKGFRQVEAIVLALILTIAGCLFTQLVFINPDWQAVLHGAIPSIDALSTSDALYLAIGILGATVMPHNLYLHSSIVQTRRVAKDHESQRQAIRFASLDTVVSLMLALLVNGAILVLAAAAFHATGNTSVTEIDQAYHLLDPIAGTAAAGILFGLGLLAAGQSSTFTGTIAGQVIMEGFLKLKIACWKRRVITRGLALVPAFIGVIVLGENSVGRLLVLSQVVLSMQLPFVMYPLLRLTGRVDVMGKFVNATWLKVLAWSLFTVISAANVWLVLQAFGVG; encoded by the coding sequence ATGTTCCAGCTCCCGAAAACCGCTACCGCCCCATTCTGTCCCTCCGAAGTCGCCGGTACGGTCTTCGTCGCCAGCACCGACTCGTTCTGGAAAAAAATCTCCCGCTTCGCCGGTCCCGGCCTGCTGATTTCGGTCGGCTACATGGATCCCGGCAACTGGGCCACGGCCATCAATGCCGGCTCGGTGTACGGTTACAGCCTGCTGTTCGTGGTGGTGCTGTCGAGTCTGGCGGCAATCGTGCTGCAATGCCTGAGCCTGCGACTGGGCATCGCCAGCGGCAAAGACCTGGCGGTGCTGTGCCGCGAACACTATTCGCCGCCGGTCGCCTTTGTGCTGTGGATACTGGCCGAGATCGCCATCATCGCCTGCGATCTGGCCGAGGTACTCGGCTGCGCGCTGGCGTTCAAGCTGTTGATCAATGTGTCGCTGCCGGTCGGGGTCTTGCTGACGGCCTTCGACACACTGCTGATCCTCGGCCTCAAGGGCAAGGGATTCCGCCAGGTTGAAGCCATCGTGCTGGCGCTGATCCTGACGATTGCCGGTTGCCTGTTCACGCAGCTGGTGTTCATCAATCCCGACTGGCAAGCGGTGCTGCACGGCGCCATCCCGTCGATCGATGCGCTGTCGACCAGCGATGCGCTGTACCTCGCCATCGGCATCCTCGGTGCCACCGTGATGCCGCACAACCTGTATCTGCATTCATCGATCGTACAGACCCGGCGCGTCGCCAAGGACCACGAGAGCCAGCGCCAGGCAATCCGTTTTGCCAGCCTCGACACGGTGGTGTCACTGATGCTGGCGCTGCTGGTCAATGGCGCGATCCTGGTGCTGGCCGCGGCCGCCTTCCATGCCACCGGCAATACGTCAGTGACCGAAATCGACCAGGCCTATCATTTGCTCGATCCGATTGCCGGTACCGCAGCGGCCGGTATCCTGTTCGGTTTGGGCCTGCTGGCAGCGGGCCAGAGTTCGACCTTCACCGGCACGATTGCCGGCCAGGTCATCATGGAAGGCTTCCTGAAACTCAAGATCGCCTGCTGGAAACGGCGCGTCATCACCCGCGGCCTGGCGCTGGTGCCGGCCTTCATCGGCGTGATCGTGCTGGGCGAGAACTCGGTCGGACGCTTGCTGGTGCTGAGTCAGGTGGTGCTCAGCATGCAGCTGCCGTTCGTAATGTATCCGCTGCTGCGGCTCACCGGCCGGGTAGACGTAATGGGAAAATTCGTCAATGCGACGTGGCTGAAAGTGCTGGCGTGGTCGCTCTTTACGGTGATCTCGG